CGCGTAGCTCCCATTTCGATAGCCTATGCAATCGTTTCCTATATAAACAGCACCTTGCAGGCAATTGCCAAGCTTCCACACATCTTGCACTTCGGGCGAACCGACTCGCAACGGGTGATTCCAGGACCAGAGCGCCCCTTCGTAATAGTAAATGGAATCGTGATTGGCAGCCTCCAATAGCCACCACGCGCTTGCGCCGAATATTCTGGCTATGATTAATCCAGAAAGAACGACTGCGAGAATCGCAATCAGGCCAGGAACGGCAACGCGACGCGGGGAAGCCCGAAGCCAGATCAAGCGGCCGGCACCAAATATGCCAGCCACCATGAGAATTTCATGGACATGCCTTGCGGAAGTCCAGAGGCTGGCATTGAGCAGCAATAGAAATACAGCCAAGATTGCGGCCGCGCCGTTCGACGCGAGGTGAGGATGCACCTTATCCCCGTCCGCAAGCAAGAGCCTTCTTGGCAGAAATAGACTTGCGGTTGAAAGGAGCAAGAATGCAGCTGTAGCCGCACCGATAATTGCAGCCATAGGTGATCCCAAGAGCCCGTAAGTAAATATCAAACCAGTCTGTCGAGAGTTCTACCCTTGCCCGCAGAGCATCCAGCGCAAAGTTTCGTCCAGATCTACCTCCCCCAACCTTTCGAACAACCTCTCAAGGCGTGACGGATTCCCCTTGAGCTCTCTTACTTCGCCAGTTCTCACGAAAGCGGGGTTGACCTTCAGCTCGATGCGATGGCCGGTAATTTCTTCGCATAAAGCCACGACTTCGCGCAACGAGTACTGTTTCCCTGTGCAGACGTTGTAGGTGTTCCCAATCGCAGCGGGTGTCTCGATCAGGCGTCGGTAGATCTGCGCCACCATGCGCACGTCATTGAACTCCCGCCAGACGTCAAGATTGCCCAGTTCGATCACATCATCTCTGCGCTTGAAGTGATCAACGATCTTGGGAATGAGGAAGTTTCCAGCCTGGCCCACACCCGTGTAGTTGAAGGGCCGCGCAACCACCAATGGCAGCCGGTCCTTCCACAGGCTGGCCATATACTCCATCGCCAGCTTGCTGACCGCGTAGTCATTGGCCGGCTCCGCCCGGGTATCTTCGTCCAGCATTCCACTAGCGGCATTGCCATACACGTTTGCGCTGCTGGCCAGCAGCACGCATTGCGGCACATTTCCCGATGCCGCTATGGCACTTAGCAAGTTGCGAGTGCCGATCAGGTTGACCTTGTAGAAATCATCGACATTGCCATGTGCAACGAAGGCCAGCGCCGCCAGATGCACGACCGCATCGGGCCGTATCAGTGCCAGCACGTCATTGAGACCCGCCGCATCCAGCAGATCCACCTGATGGTAGTTCTTCGAGGGCTCCTCAGCCGAATGGCTGCCAATGCCGACCACGCGCCAGCCGTGGGCCTGCAACTCGCTCCGGACGTAGCGGCCGGTAAAGCCCGCCACGCCCGTCACAAGCGCGACTTTTCCGGGAGCGCCCATCAGAATGAGGCGCCGATCTCGTTACGGTCCAGGTCCGCCTGAACCATCATGGCGCACAGGTCTTCCAGGGAAGTCTTGGGCTCCCAACCAAGCTGCTGCTTCGCCTTGGCCGGATCACCGATCAGCAGATCAACCTCGGCGGGACGATAGAACTTCGGGTTGATCCGCAGTACGGTCTTGCCGGAATCCGTGTCGACGGCAGTCTCGCCCTCATCCTTGCCCTGGAACTCGACATTGATGCCGGCGTTCCTGAAGGCCAACTCAACAAAGTAGCGGATCGGCACCGTGCGGTTGGTGCCAAGCACGTACGTATCCGGCATGTCGACCTGCAACATGCGCCACATGCCTTCCACATATTCCTTGGCAAAACCCCAATCGCGCTTGGCGTCCAGATTACCCAGCTCGAGGACATCGAGCTTGCCCAGTTTGATCTTCGCGACCGCGTCGCTGATCTTGCGAGTCACGAACTCGCGCCCACGCAGTGGCGATTCATGATTGAACAGGATACCGCTGCAGCCGAAGATGTCGTAGCTCTCGCGGTAGTTGACCGTCATCCAGTGCGCGTACAGCTTGGCTACGCCGTATGGACTGCGCGGATAGAAAGGCGTGCTTTCGACCTGCGGGATGGCCTGCACCTTCCCGAACATTTCCGAAGTCGAAGCCTGGTAAAAGCGGATCTTCGGGTTGACGATGCGAATAGCCTCGAGCAGGTACAGCGGCCCGATGCCGGTGATCTGCGCGGTGGTGTGCGGCTGGTCGAAAGACACACCGACAAAGCTCTGCGCGGCCAGGTTGTAAACCTCGGTGGCACCCGTGCTTTCCAGGAGCCGGATACTTGAACCCAAGTCGGTCAGGTCATACTCGACCAGGTGGAGCGACGGGTGGTTCTCGATGCCCAGCTCCTGGATACGCCAAAAGTTGACCGAACTGGTGCGGCGATAGGTGCCATAGACGACATAGTCCTTTTCCAGCAGCAGCTGCGCCAGATAGGCGCCGTCCTGGCCGGAAATTCCCGTGATGATTGCGATCTTGCTCATTGCTTCTCCATAGATTTTTTCTGTCACCGTAAGCCCGCGAGCCTTACCCGACCTGCTCGACTACCGGCGCACTGAAGGGCGGGACATCATCCAGCCCGTCTGTCTCTTCCGTTCCGATGTCGCACAACACGATGCGCTCCAACTGGACATCGGCACCAGCCTCCACAAACATGCGTATCTCAATGTTGCTGACCGCACGATCAAGGTCGAACTCCAGTTTTAACGGGAACGCACGCGCATCGGCGGAAGCCTGTTCGAGATCGAACTCCTGCCGCGCGTGCGTCGCTTCGCCACCACTGCTGCACACGTCAACCCAGCCACGCGCACAGCCGGCACCGAACAACTCCACTTCGTAGTGGCCGGCCTGCAACGGCAAATACGGGCCATAGAACAAGTAGCCACGTTCACCGGTGGAAACCACGCGTCCCTGCACAAGCCTACCGACTTGGGTGTGGAAGCGATAGTCATACGCGTTGAAGATGCGCCGCGGCCCCGGGCGCCATTGGTGCGTCCAGCGCTGTTCAGTGATGACTTCGATCAGCTGCGCAGAAGCCTGTGACCAGGTCAGCCACTTGATTCCCGAGGGCGACGGCACCTGGCCGCAGGCATCCAGTTCGACCCATTGGTCCACAGCGGCGGCGATTGCCAGGGGCTCGCTGCCGTGGAAGTAGACCGCATGGTCGCCGGCCACTTCGCGGAACACGGGCAGATCACGAATGATGAGCGGCAAGCCGTGGTGCGCCGCTTCGATCAGAGGCAACCCGAACCCCTCACCCTCGGATGGATTGAGCAGGGCCGACGCCCGCCGGTAGGCGGCCTGCAACAGATCGTCGCCGGCCTTCTCGAACCAGAACAGGCGCCTGCCCCGCATCGGGTGCGACCTCAGCCGTTCGACGAGCGACTCCGTCAACCATCCCGGCTTGCCGATGATCACAAGATTGACATCGGCGTCGCGCTCCCAAAGCAACTCAAACGCTGCAAGCGCCTGCGCATGTCCCTTCCTCGGCTCGACGGTGCCGACCATGAGGAAGGTGCGGCGCTCACCAAGAGCATCGAACTCCGTGCGATGCGCACCGGCCGTCGCGACGGCCTGCTCGGCAACCGCCGGTTCAGCCCAGTCCGCCCCGAGGTGGAACCACCCTATCCGGAGCGCGCGTAGGCGTTCGGGCTGGGATTGATTCAGCCAGTACTCGAACTCGTCCGCGACGGACCGGGAAATGCAGACGATGCCATCGGCGACAACGGCGATTGCCTCATACCAAGACCTAAAATAAGGCAGCAGATGAGGCTCGAAGCAATCCGAACGTAGCACGGGGAGCAGGTCATACACCACGAAATGCAGCTTGACTCCCCGATCGCGCAAGCGTTTGAAGACACCCAGGTGACTTGGCACCAGATGAGCGATCAGATCCAGCCCCAGAAAAACGTCTCCGCTGCGCATGTCAACCGCTTCGTCCGGCGGCAAAGACTCGCCCTGAAGATAGCGCTTGCTGCAATAGGAACGCGCGTAATGGATGACGCCCGCGTCATTCATGTACACGGGTTCCACCACATACCCGGGCGGTGCTGAAGTAATGAGCTCGTCAAGCACATGGCGCACCACCCGCTGGATTCCAGTCCCCGCGTCATGGATCGCTAGGTTTGAAATATCCACGAACCATCGCGGCATCTGGCCGAGGCGTGGTTGCTGTGCAGCTAGCGATCCGGCTACAGCCAGCCAGTCCTGTTGGCTGGATGCTGCAGCAGCCGGACTCTCACGCAGCGCTACGACCATGGCTTCGACTTCATCGCGCCAGCGATTGGCCACTGCGGAAGGGTAGATGACCTGGCTTTCGCCCAGTGCAGCCAATGCCGATGGCGGCACCAACGCATCCAGCACGTCACCACGGAAGCCACCCAAAATCGCCTGACGCGCACCAGCGCACCCGGAGGCGCGGCAAACCAGCTCGACCACCAGGCCTCGGTCCGTTCGCGACAGCACCTCCAACGCCTGTCCCGGCGACGGGCTCGAAAGCATCAGGTCGGCCGCCTTGGCACTGGCCAGCTTCAGCGCAGCGGCGCCCTTAGCGCCGCTCTTGACGTCGATCCGGGAAGACGTGGGCCGCGCCAAGGCCCGCACACCAGAAGCGGCGACCGATTGGCGCTCAGTACCCTTGATGCTCCACACCGCCTCGATACTGTCAAGCGCGCGGCGGGCTGATTCCTCCCACGAAAAGCGCTTGGACTGACGCACAGCGTGATCGAGAAACCGTCGGCGGAAATCGTAGTCGGTCAACGCCATCTGCATCGCGGCAGTGATCGCGCCATCGTCCTTGGGATCGAACAAGGCCTCCCGAAAGCCGATAACTTCGGGAAGGCTGGAGGAATCGGAACCGATCACCACCGCTCCGCTGCTCATGGCTTCAAGCGCCGGCAGGCCGAAGCCCTCCTGCAGGGAGGCAAACACGTACAACGCGCACAGGTTGTAGAGCTTCACCAGATCCTCGTCGGGCACGAACCCGGCAAAGACCACGTCTTGATCGTCCAGACCGGATTGCTGCACAACGCTCTGCAGCGCGGATTTTTCCGGCGCTGGCGCCCCACCGACGATGACCAACTGGTGCGAGTCGCGCAGTTCCCGGGGGAGCCGCGCGAAAGCTCGGATCAGTGCTGCGATGTTCTTGCGGGCATCAAATCCGCCTGCGTACAGGATGAACGCCTTGCCGATACCGTACCGCACCATCAGGCCTCCCCTGTGCAGCTCCGCATCCGGAAGGCGACGGAAGATGGCATCGGCGGCGCCAGAAATGTCGGACACCGACGCGTCCAGGGGAGATAGTAGCTGCGTCGCCTCATCACAGGAAAATGCGGAAATCCCCAGCAACTGGTCCGCGTGCCTGAGATAGGCCAGTTTCTCCATGTACCAGGATTTGATCCTGGGGTCGGCCAGGTACGCCTCTTGGTGACTCAAGGGAATCAAGTCGTATAGCGTGACCGCGGTGAGCCAGGGCTCGTTCCGCGAAATCGTGCAGGTGACATTGTCAGCCACGCCCTCGAACAGGCTCGCGACGTGCACCACGTCCGGGTTCAGGCGACGCAATGCATCCAACCGCAGCAGCTCGGAAGCGCGACGGCGAAAAGCATTGTCTGGGTGGATGAATGCGCTTGAATCCAAGCCGTGCCAGACCACGATGTCCCGGTCCGGCACCAGATGCTCAAAATGTTTACGCATCGATTCGATCGACTCGCTCATCGCCGCATTGAGCAGCAGCGAGAATCGATGTCCCCTTGGATTGGCCGCCATGGCCTTCGCTAACGCCAAGGAATAGCGGCCGATGCCACGCCTTCCGCTTTCCGGAGACTGGCATGCCTGTAGATCAAGCACGATATGCAGATGCTCCCCCTTCATTTCAGTCCAGCACTCCTCTATTTCTTCCCTGTGATCCTCTGGGTCAGCCGGTAGATCCGCGCAGCCTGCCAATCCAACGTCTCGAGTGCGATGGGCTGCGAAGCCTCCTGTGGCGCGCCAGCGACGGAACCAAAGAGAAACAAGCGCCCCTTGTTTATCAGTAGGGAATTCTTGCCGATGACCTTCACGACCGCATGTCGCAACCAGCCCCATCGAGCGACACCGCGAAGCATGGGTCGGCACGCGCGTGCAGGCCATCTCAAGCATTGGTAGGCCGCAACGGCGCAAGCGCGCGAACCCACGCGACTGAGTCGCTTTGCCGCACGCAATGGCTTGGTCAGGCGCCAGGAAGTGCTTGCGTGAAGCGCGCTGATGCCAGCCTGCAGGCGCAAAGCTTCCGCCCGCATGTTCTCGTGCGCGGCTCGTTCGACCACCAAAGCGGCTTCACGCCGATCGTTCTCATCACGCAGGAACTCCAACGCCTGCAGCAACCGGCTGCGTTCGCTCGAATCGATCCTCGCGGCCTCGTTCAGATGGGCGCGATGCTCGGCGCCCTGCATTTCCAGCTGTTCGTTACGAGCCTGCAAGTGCGCAATGGCTTCCAGCAGGCGATTCCGCTCGCTCGATGAGTGACTGCTGATCTCTTCCAACTGGCGACGATGCTCGACGAGAGCCGCCTCGCGCCGCTCGTTCTCCGCCTGCAGGAAAGCCACCGTCTCCAGCAGACGGCTGAGCTCGCCCGCCATCTGCACCCCGACTTCCTCCAACTGGCGGCGATAATCGACCAGGGCCTCCTCGCGCCGCTCGTTCTCTGCCTGCAGGAAGGCTACTGTCTCCAGCAGGCGGCCACGCTCGCCGGAGGCTTGACCACCCGCCTCTTCCAACTGGCGGCGATGTTCGACCAGCGCGGCCTCGCGCCGCTCGTTCTCCGCCTGCAGGAAGGCCACAGTCTCCAGCAGTTGGCCACGCTCGGCGGACTCGGCGGCGCCCGCACTCTCGAGCAGCTTTCGATACTCGACCAGAGCAAGTTCGCGCCGTTCGTTCTCCGATTGAAGAAAGGCGATCGCTTCATGCAGACGACTGCGCTCTGCCGATTCCTTCGCGTCGGACTGCTGGAGCGATTGGCGCAAATGCACCAATGCCTCTTCACGCCGTTCGTTCTCGCTGCGCAGGAATTCGATGGCCTGCAGTAGTGGCGCCTGTCCACTCGCAATCTCGCGTGCAACCTGCGCCTCTTTTTCCTGGAGGGCAGATCGCAGCGCGTTGGCCTCAGCGCCAATCTGTTCAGACTCCCGGGCAAGCCGTTCTACCTGCGCTCGAAGAAGTGCGACGAACGGCTGAGAAGCGGTTCCATTGAGCGCGAAATCATCGAATACATTGGGAGGGACGGCAAACCTCTCCAACAGGTCCAGATGGCTTTCGGAAACGTAGAAGCGGTTCAGACCATCGAAATACGCAAACCGATAGCCGCGAGCCAGCACCAAGGGCTCCCAGTCTTCATACATCGGAGTCGGAGATCGCGGGAGTGTGCTCTCGATCACCAGTACCCATGGGCGCACCGCGCAGTCTCTCCAACTATCAAGGACTGCCTGTTCCGCCCCCTCAACGTCGACCTTCATCCAATGAATGTCGCCCCCGACCGCCATCTCCTCCAGGACCGCCGCGAGAGATACCACCGGTACACTTCGCTCCACCTCGTTGAAACCCGACCGGACATGAGCCTCGGCGATCGCGGACTGCATGGTGGACAGTCCTGTCTCCGGAAACTCATGAAAATTCAGTAGCTCACCGTTACCGATTGCCGCGGCAAGTACCGTTTCATCCGGCCTGGCCAGACGCAGCGCCTCGGAGTACATCACGGTCGGCTCGACATGCCAGCCGCGCCACCCCGCGTCATAAAACGCCTTGCTGACCGAATCAATCACCGGGTCTTGCGCACCGATGTCCAAATATCGGCCGCGCTCGACACCAGCCAAGGCGCGCCACAGCATTACGTCCTCGAAGTTCTGGGCATAGGAGATGAAAGTCATGTGCCACTCAACGACTGCTGGGAAGCGCTCGACGCCTCAACCCCCGAACGGGTGATATCGAAGCTGACGGGCAAGAAACTGCTTCCTATGAAAAGCGGGTGGTCCGCGTTGATGACATCGAACACCAACGCATTGTCCGTCCACTCGTAGTTGTCAGTCAGGTGCGTGTCGCTACTCACCAACGCAGGCGAAAAGGAATACGAGCCAGGGCCGATGTTGCATTCGAAGTGCAGAACGAACTCGACCACCTCGCCTTCGGAGAGGTGCTCCAGTCGCTGATGCGTGTGCCAGGTATTGGTACCCCACAGAACATGTCCATGTCGATCACGCAACATCTGGCCGAGTACGAGCACCGGCAATGCAGCCTCGATGCCGACCTCGGTCACCAGTTTGAGCCGTTGCCCGACCCGGGCAAGCTTCACTTCCTCGCCAGTCCCTTCATCGATCAGCCGCAAGCTGCGCACCAGCGCCTCGCCGGTGCCGCTGCGCGTATACAGCCACCCATCTCTGTTCCGGCGCTGCTCGACACTAAGGCTCTCGTTCTCCTTCGCCGCTATTAAAGCGTTATAATAGTCGGCCACCTCGTCCGGCAAGCCATCCTTGAGGACACCGCCATTCGCCAAGAGAATGGCACGGTCACACAGCGTTCGCACGCTGTCCATGCTGTGGCTGACGAACAACAACGTGCTGCCTTCGCGCTTGAACTGCCTGATGCGTTCGAAGCTCTTGTGCTGGAAGTAGCTGTCGCCCACGCTCAGTGCTTCATCGATGATGAGCACGTCTGGACGCCACGCAGTGACGACCGCGAATGCCACCCGCATCTGCATGCCGCTTGAATAGGTCCTGGTCGGCTGGTCGAAATATTCCCCCACCTCTGCGAACGCTTCGAT
The window above is part of the Pseudoxanthomonas sp. X-1 genome. Proteins encoded here:
- a CDS encoding GDP-mannose 4,6-dehydratase, with the translated sequence MGAPGKVALVTGVAGFTGRYVRSELQAHGWRVVGIGSHSAEEPSKNYHQVDLLDAAGLNDVLALIRPDAVVHLAALAFVAHGNVDDFYKVNLIGTRNLLSAIAASGNVPQCVLLASSANVYGNAASGMLDEDTRAEPANDYAVSKLAMEYMASLWKDRLPLVVARPFNYTGVGQAGNFLIPKIVDHFKRRDDVIELGNLDVWREFNDVRMVAQIYRRLIETPAAIGNTYNVCTGKQYSLREVVALCEEITGHRIELKVNPAFVRTGEVRELKGNPSRLERLFERLGEVDLDETLRWMLCGQG
- the gmd gene encoding GDP-mannose 4,6-dehydratase, which gives rise to MSKIAIITGISGQDGAYLAQLLLEKDYVVYGTYRRTSSVNFWRIQELGIENHPSLHLVEYDLTDLGSSIRLLESTGATEVYNLAAQSFVGVSFDQPHTTAQITGIGPLYLLEAIRIVNPKIRFYQASTSEMFGKVQAIPQVESTPFYPRSPYGVAKLYAHWMTVNYRESYDIFGCSGILFNHESPLRGREFVTRKISDAVAKIKLGKLDVLELGNLDAKRDWGFAKEYVEGMWRMLQVDMPDTYVLGTNRTVPIRYFVELAFRNAGINVEFQGKDEGETAVDTDSGKTVLRINPKFYRPAEVDLLIGDPAKAKQQLGWEPKTSLEDLCAMMVQADLDRNEIGASF
- a CDS encoding FkbM family methyltransferase, encoding MTFISYAQNFEDVMLWRALAGVERGRYLDIGAQDPVIDSVSKAFYDAGWRGWHVEPTVMYSEALRLARPDETVLAAAIGNGELLNFHEFPETGLSTMQSAIAEAHVRSGFNEVERSVPVVSLAAVLEEMAVGGDIHWMKVDVEGAEQAVLDSWRDCAVRPWVLVIESTLPRSPTPMYEDWEPLVLARGYRFAYFDGLNRFYVSESHLDLLERFAVPPNVFDDFALNGTASQPFVALLRAQVERLARESEQIGAEANALRSALQEKEAQVAREIASGQAPLLQAIEFLRSENERREEALVHLRQSLQQSDAKESAERSRLHEAIAFLQSENERRELALVEYRKLLESAGAAESAERGQLLETVAFLQAENERREAALVEHRRQLEEAGGQASGERGRLLETVAFLQAENERREEALVDYRRQLEEVGVQMAGELSRLLETVAFLQAENERREAALVEHRRQLEEISSHSSSERNRLLEAIAHLQARNEQLEMQGAEHRAHLNEAARIDSSERSRLLQALEFLRDENDRREAALVVERAAHENMRAEALRLQAGISALHASTSWRLTKPLRAAKRLSRVGSRACAVAAYQCLRWPARACRPMLRGVARWGWLRHAVVKVIGKNSLLINKGRLFLFGSVAGAPQEASQPIALETLDWQAARIYRLTQRITGKK
- a CDS encoding glycosyltransferase family 1 protein is translated as MKGEHLHIVLDLQACQSPESGRRGIGRYSLALAKAMAANPRGHRFSLLLNAAMSESIESMRKHFEHLVPDRDIVVWHGLDSSAFIHPDNAFRRRASELLRLDALRRLNPDVVHVASLFEGVADNVTCTISRNEPWLTAVTLYDLIPLSHQEAYLADPRIKSWYMEKLAYLRHADQLLGISAFSCDEATQLLSPLDASVSDISGAADAIFRRLPDAELHRGGLMVRYGIGKAFILYAGGFDARKNIAALIRAFARLPRELRDSHQLVIVGGAPAPEKSALQSVVQQSGLDDQDVVFAGFVPDEDLVKLYNLCALYVFASLQEGFGLPALEAMSSGAVVIGSDSSSLPEVIGFREALFDPKDDGAITAAMQMALTDYDFRRRFLDHAVRQSKRFSWEESARRALDSIEAVWSIKGTERQSVAASGVRALARPTSSRIDVKSGAKGAAALKLASAKAADLMLSSPSPGQALEVLSRTDRGLVVELVCRASGCAGARQAILGGFRGDVLDALVPPSALAALGESQVIYPSAVANRWRDEVEAMVVALRESPAAAASSQQDWLAVAGSLAAQQPRLGQMPRWFVDISNLAIHDAGTGIQRVVRHVLDELITSAPPGYVVEPVYMNDAGVIHYARSYCSKRYLQGESLPPDEAVDMRSGDVFLGLDLIAHLVPSHLGVFKRLRDRGVKLHFVVYDLLPVLRSDCFEPHLLPYFRSWYEAIAVVADGIVCISRSVADEFEYWLNQSQPERLRALRIGWFHLGADWAEPAVAEQAVATAGAHRTEFDALGERRTFLMVGTVEPRKGHAQALAAFELLWERDADVNLVIIGKPGWLTESLVERLRSHPMRGRRLFWFEKAGDDLLQAAYRRASALLNPSEGEGFGLPLIEAAHHGLPLIIRDLPVFREVAGDHAVYFHGSEPLAIAAAVDQWVELDACGQVPSPSGIKWLTWSQASAQLIEVITEQRWTHQWRPGPRRIFNAYDYRFHTQVGRLVQGRVVSTGERGYLFYGPYLPLQAGHYEVELFGAGCARGWVDVCSSGGEATHARQEFDLEQASADARAFPLKLEFDLDRAVSNIEIRMFVEAGADVQLERIVLCDIGTEETDGLDDVPPFSAPVVEQVG
- a CDS encoding ABC transporter ATP-binding protein — translated: MSGHLVVSNVGKAYRTWRSEWARVLSWFGLKVAPAEEHWVLRDVSFKVEPGEAVGIIGQNGAGKSTLLKMITGTAQPTEGAVRRGGRIAAILELGMGFNSDLTGRENAVHAAGLMGYSQEEIVAAMPAIEAFAEVGEYFDQPTRTYSSGMQMRVAFAVVTAWRPDVLIIDEALSVGDSYFQHKSFERIRQFKREGSTLLFVSHSMDSVRTLCDRAILLANGGVLKDGLPDEVADYYNALIAAKENESLSVEQRRNRDGWLYTRSGTGEALVRSLRLIDEGTGEEVKLARVGQRLKLVTEVGIEAALPVLVLGQMLRDRHGHVLWGTNTWHTHQRLEHLSEGEVVEFVLHFECNIGPGSYSFSPALVSSDTHLTDNYEWTDNALVFDVINADHPLFIGSSFLPVSFDITRSGVEASSASQQSLSGT